GTACGCCGCCCGATTGCTGTGAGCTCCGACAACTGATCCACGGTGATCCGCTCCTGGTAACTGGATTCTATGAACTCCTGCGCTTTGAGAATAGAGGCATCGTTATGACTTTTCTGAGCTTCGAAAATAATGAAAGGCGACTGGCTTTGCCGGTCGATGTCGATGGCATAAGCTTTAGCTGTGGCGATGGCAATGTCGCGCCCCGCAAGTTTTTCTACCAGGTACAGGATGAGGTTAAGATAAGAATAGGCGCCACCACTGGTATAGATGCGGTCTTCTTCAGTGATCACCCTGTCGTCCATGAGATGTACCTGCGGATACATAGCCCTGAACTGGCGGGCAAATTTCCAGTGTGTGGCACAGGGTTTTCCATCCAGCAAACCCGTTGCTGCAAGGAAAAAGGCGCCGAGGCACAAACTGGCGATGGAGGCGCCATTGTTGTATTGTTTTTTTATCCACGGCAGGAATGCCTGGTTCAGTTCCACTGCGTTGGCCTGGTCGCCATGCAGGGCCGGAATAACGATCAAATCCGTTTTTGCCAGATCTTTTATCTGCACCTGCGGACTGATGGAAAACAAATGGTTCCGCTGGCTGATCTCTGGTTGCAGTCCTACCAATTGCACTTCAAACAAAGGCGTCCGCCCTTTTTCCGCAAGGAAATTATTCAGATCGGAAAAGATCTGATAGCTGCCCTCGATGTTTACTAAACTGGTGTGCCCCAAAGGTACCAGGATGGAAATATGTATCATATCTCGGAAAATTATTCATATAATGCCGCAATCAACCTGCGAATTGTCGCTATCTACCCCTGTATATGTCAATGCGCCTTACGACTTTTGCGATATAAAGTATATCAAAAACCCGCTTACGCATGAGCATCATCCACACCTATCTTACATTCAACGGCAATTGCCGGGAGGCGATGACCTTTTACCGCGACTGCCTGGGTGGAGAGCTCGTGATGCAAACTATCGGAG
The genomic region above belongs to Chitinophaga sp. 180180018-3 and contains:
- a CDS encoding helix-turn-helix domain-containing protein translates to MIHISILVPLGHTSLVNIEGSYQIFSDLNNFLAEKGRTPLFEVQLVGLQPEISQRNHLFSISPQVQIKDLAKTDLIVIPALHGDQANAVELNQAFLPWIKKQYNNGASIASLCLGAFFLAATGLLDGKPCATHWKFARQFRAMYPQVHLMDDRVITEEDRIYTSGGAYSYLNLILYLVEKLAGRDIAIATAKAYAIDIDRQSQSPFIIFEAQKSHNDASILKAQEFIESSYQERITVDQLSELTAIGRRTFERRFKKSTGNTVVEYIQRIKIEAAKRDFETSSKNVNEVIYDIGYADTKTFRTIFKKVTGLTPLEYRNKYNRQVLVEEED